In one window of Candidatus Sulfuricurvum sp. RIFRC-1 DNA:
- a CDS encoding zinc ABC transporter substrate-binding protein — MKFLLFLTLIFTFSYAKITVAVSYPYIASLVDSIGGDNVDINTLAQGNWDPHFVSPKPSLIVKLRNADALIINGGDLEIGWLPPLLEKASNSRLNQSANVLDLSRKVALIDVPKSMGRENGDVHADGNPHFHLDPHNIPLLAEAVSVFLSQKDPLNASQYRKNLTVFKQQWTIHLKHWDSQMAPLRGKNIVQYHPVFNYFIRAYGMKSIGTIEPLAGIPPSSSHTMQLIALMNEKKPFCIMHDVYHPTKTGEFISDKTGIKLAILPHDVGATSSATELYSLFASIIQALR; from the coding sequence ATGAAATTTTTACTTTTTTTAACACTTATTTTTACGTTTTCGTACGCCAAAATAACGGTTGCCGTGAGCTATCCCTATATCGCCTCGCTTGTTGATAGTATCGGGGGCGATAACGTTGATATTAACACCTTGGCACAAGGTAATTGGGATCCCCATTTCGTCTCTCCCAAACCTTCGTTGATTGTCAAATTACGCAATGCGGATGCGCTGATTATCAATGGAGGTGATCTTGAAATCGGATGGTTGCCGCCACTTCTTGAAAAAGCGAGCAATAGCCGTTTAAATCAATCAGCTAATGTGCTGGATCTTTCTCGTAAAGTGGCACTGATCGATGTGCCCAAAAGTATGGGGCGAGAAAATGGTGATGTCCACGCTGACGGTAACCCGCATTTTCATCTCGATCCCCACAACATTCCCCTTCTTGCGGAGGCTGTTTCCGTATTTTTGAGTCAAAAAGATCCTCTCAACGCATCCCAATATCGCAAAAATCTCACGGTGTTTAAACAGCAATGGACAATCCATCTCAAACATTGGGACAGTCAGATGGCACCGCTTAGAGGTAAAAATATTGTTCAGTATCATCCCGTATTCAACTATTTTATCCGTGCATATGGGATGAAAAGCATCGGGACAATCGAACCGTTGGCTGGGATTCCCCCTTCGTCTTCGCATACGATGCAACTCATTGCTTTGATGAATGAGAAAAAACCGTTTTGTATTATGCACGATGTCTATCACCCTACCAAAACAGGTGAGTTTATATCGGATAAGACGGGCATAAAGTTGGCGATACTTCCCCATGATGTGGGAGCTACCTCTAGCGCGACTGAGCTTTACAGTCTCTTTGCATCAATCATTCAGGCTCTAAGATGA
- a CDS encoding metal ABC transporter permease, translated as MIDLFLIPIALSLLLVLIHAWFGIGILSRGIIFTDLAIAQMAALGSAISLGYFHGEYLYLFALVFALFTGLLIAYATTRTLQLEAFIGLIYVLGASGILMVLAHSAEGMEHFKSLLANDLLFTTQELFFQTLALYSFIGLIAWKIYPKTSGLIREILFFSLLSLTVTSSVQLAGVLVVFVLLVAPALIASMQKKFPLYPFALAFGWSFSIIAILISFWADLPTGYTISAFGGLISLSCILILSPKKDAISL; from the coding sequence ATGATTGATTTATTCCTTATTCCGATAGCACTTTCGTTGCTTTTAGTCCTGATTCACGCATGGTTTGGTATAGGAATTTTGTCTCGAGGCATTATTTTTACCGATCTGGCTATCGCCCAAATGGCAGCACTGGGTTCGGCAATTAGTCTAGGGTATTTTCATGGGGAATACCTCTATCTTTTTGCCCTTGTATTTGCTCTATTCACTGGGCTTCTGATTGCCTATGCTACTACTCGCACATTACAGCTGGAGGCATTTATCGGGCTCATTTATGTGCTAGGAGCAAGCGGTATTTTGATGGTTCTAGCGCACAGTGCTGAGGGGATGGAACATTTTAAATCGCTACTTGCCAATGATCTGCTGTTTACGACACAAGAGTTATTTTTTCAAACGCTTGCCCTTTATTCTTTTATTGGATTGATAGCATGGAAAATTTACCCAAAAACCTCTGGATTGATTCGAGAAATACTCTTTTTTAGTCTCCTATCACTTACCGTGACCTCATCCGTTCAACTTGCCGGCGTTTTGGTTGTTTTTGTTCTCCTTGTCGCTCCTGCCCTCATAGCATCAATGCAAAAAAAATTCCCTTTATACCCTTTTGCGCTTGCCTTCGGATGGAGTTTTTCCATTATCGCAATCCTAATCTCCTTTTGGGCTGATTTACCGACTGGATATACAATCTCGGCCTTTGGAGGCTTGATATCACTGAGCTGTATTCTCATTTTGTCTCCCAAAAAAGATGCAATCTCGTTATAA
- a CDS encoding MlaE family lipid ABC transporter permease subunit: protein MQSSSTAHLDIISERFHTLLQCSGSWTIPNLAEIESNLKTLHPKSSIIWDISHVTEIDSAGIALWQLYHRTFEKDGISSELIGVNENHSKLYALLYSGRHNTFSPPARPSWLYTLGEDTHQNIQGIGHFLAFLGEAFVLLFYTLFHPSTIRYRSIVSHIFTSGAQALPIIAISAFLIGVVIAYQSIVQLQKFGADIFIVDTIGISLTRELAPLITAIVVAGRSGSAFTAQIGAMKMTQEIDAMKTMGFDPFIFLVWPRVFALMIVMPLLIFFADLVGIFGGMVIANAQSHLSFSEFTHRLQGALEIKHYLIGIIKGPFFAFLIAMVSTYRGFQVSSNTESIGHYTTKSVVNAIFLVIACDALFSILLTELKL, encoded by the coding sequence ATGCAAAGTTCATCTACAGCCCATCTTGACATCATTAGTGAACGCTTCCATACACTGCTTCAATGCAGCGGTTCTTGGACAATTCCAAATCTGGCTGAAATTGAATCGAATCTCAAAACACTTCATCCCAAATCTTCTATCATTTGGGATATTTCACACGTAACTGAAATCGATTCGGCAGGGATAGCATTGTGGCAGCTTTACCATCGTACCTTCGAAAAAGATGGAATCTCCTCTGAACTCATCGGTGTCAATGAAAACCACTCGAAACTCTATGCTCTCCTTTATTCCGGCAGACATAACACCTTCTCTCCTCCCGCTCGCCCCTCATGGCTATATACCCTAGGAGAAGATACACATCAAAACATTCAAGGAATTGGACACTTTTTAGCTTTTTTGGGAGAAGCGTTTGTTTTATTATTTTATACCCTCTTTCACCCCTCAACAATCCGATATCGCTCTATCGTTTCCCATATCTTTACCAGTGGAGCACAGGCACTGCCGATCATCGCTATCAGTGCCTTTCTAATCGGGGTTGTCATCGCGTATCAGAGCATCGTTCAACTCCAAAAATTCGGAGCTGATATTTTTATTGTCGATACGATCGGGATATCTCTCACCCGTGAACTTGCTCCTCTCATTACAGCCATCGTCGTTGCCGGACGAAGCGGTTCGGCATTTACCGCCCAAATCGGTGCGATGAAAATGACCCAAGAGATCGATGCCATGAAAACAATGGGCTTTGATCCGTTCATCTTTTTAGTCTGGCCCCGTGTTTTTGCCCTTATGATTGTTATGCCGCTACTGATCTTTTTTGCCGATCTCGTGGGGATATTTGGAGGAATGGTCATTGCGAATGCACAGTCGCATCTGAGTTTCAGTGAATTTACTCACCGCCTTCAGGGAGCATTGGAGATTAAGCACTACCTCATAGGGATTATCAAGGGGCCGTTTTTTGCCTTTTTAATCGCGATGGTAAGTACCTACCGAGGATTTCAAGTATCCTCCAATACCGAAAGTATCGGGCACTATACTACCAAAAGTGTCGTGAATGCGATTTTCTTGGTCATCGCATGTGACGCGTTATTCTCAATCCTCCTGACCGAGCTGAAATTATGA
- a CDS encoding ATP-binding cassette domain-containing protein, with protein MNPIIIEARDIVTAFGDNLIHDHVSCTVYKNEIYALLGGSGSGKSTLLREMILLQSFQSGSLNLLGYDLKSITPLDAQNLRRQWGVLFQSGALYSSLSVGENIAMLYREYTDLSPKLIDELVALKIDLVGLPQHARYLYPSELSGGMIKRAALARALALDPKLLFLDEPTSGLDPLSSRQFDALIQQLRDLLGLTIVMVTHDLDTIHHSIDRFALLGDKKVIAEGTLNEVLQIDHPLVDYFFQKGSHGIQG; from the coding sequence ATGAACCCTATTATCATCGAGGCACGCGATATTGTGACTGCGTTCGGCGATAACCTCATCCACGATCACGTCAGCTGTACCGTGTATAAAAACGAAATCTATGCTCTTTTAGGGGGAAGCGGATCGGGTAAATCTACCCTTCTTCGAGAAATGATTCTTCTGCAATCTTTCCAAAGCGGCAGCCTCAATCTCCTCGGATATGATCTAAAATCCATTACCCCCCTCGATGCGCAAAATCTTCGGCGTCAATGGGGAGTGTTATTTCAATCCGGGGCACTCTACTCTTCGCTGAGTGTGGGGGAAAATATCGCTATGCTCTACCGTGAATATACCGATCTCTCTCCGAAGCTGATCGACGAGCTCGTCGCGCTGAAAATCGATCTCGTCGGTTTGCCTCAACATGCACGATATCTCTACCCAAGCGAGCTCAGCGGCGGTATGATTAAACGTGCCGCACTTGCCCGTGCTCTCGCCCTTGATCCAAAACTCCTTTTTTTGGATGAACCGACATCGGGGCTCGATCCGCTCAGTTCACGACAGTTCGATGCCCTGATACAACAATTACGTGATTTACTTGGACTTACTATCGTGATGGTAACCCATGATTTAGATACTATACATCACAGTATCGATCGGTTTGCACTGCTGGGTGACAAAAAGGTCATCGCCGAGGGGACGCTAAATGAAGTGCTCCAAATCGATCATCCGCTTGTCGATTATTTCTTCCAAAAGGGGTCTCATGGAATCCAAGGTTAA
- a CDS encoding MlaD family protein gives MESKVNYTAVGIFVLIFASSLIAFAFWLGKYNQDDGNYHNYHLYITESVSGLSPEAAVKFNGVDVGKVESIRINPKNSEEVELTLKIEKETPIKTDSSAVLKFYGITGLAFIEIIGGSKDAPLLTTNAHTFSTIPSSPSLIKRLDESLSNVASKLSTTLDRADRIFSDKNVDNIAQSLENLRSLTAQIDGYQNEIQTLLDRSIALEANATESLSAMKEAAGSVKNTSGNFNTLVQTKMASTLASLAETSKESHTLIRKLEASLDRGDYDVHTMVQPTTAELSNLIQRSQGLTLEMENTLKTLRESPSDLLFKKTTPKSGPGE, from the coding sequence ATGGAATCCAAGGTTAACTATACCGCCGTAGGTATCTTTGTCCTTATCTTTGCTTCATCGCTGATAGCCTTTGCATTTTGGCTCGGCAAATACAACCAAGATGATGGCAATTACCATAACTATCATCTTTACATCACCGAATCGGTCTCCGGGCTATCTCCCGAAGCGGCAGTCAAATTTAACGGTGTCGATGTCGGAAAAGTTGAATCCATCCGCATCAATCCAAAAAATAGTGAAGAGGTAGAGCTCACCCTCAAAATTGAAAAAGAGACCCCGATTAAAACCGACTCCAGTGCCGTGCTCAAATTCTACGGAATCACCGGTCTGGCCTTTATCGAAATCATCGGCGGCTCCAAAGATGCACCGTTACTGACTACGAACGCTCATACATTCAGCACCATTCCCTCTTCCCCCTCGCTGATTAAACGGCTCGATGAATCGTTGAGCAACGTTGCTTCCAAACTCTCGACCACTCTTGATCGTGCCGATCGGATTTTCAGTGATAAAAATGTCGATAATATCGCCCAATCGTTGGAAAACTTACGCTCACTCACCGCCCAAATCGATGGCTATCAAAATGAAATTCAAACCTTATTAGATCGAAGTATAGCGCTTGAGGCCAATGCCACCGAATCACTCAGCGCCATGAAGGAAGCCGCAGGAAGCGTTAAAAATACCTCTGGGAATTTCAACACCCTTGTACAAACCAAAATGGCCTCTACCCTCGCATCACTCGCCGAAACATCCAAAGAGAGCCATACCCTTATCCGTAAGCTCGAAGCCTCGCTTGATCGCGGCGATTATGATGTCCATACCATGGTACAACCTACAACAGCTGAACTGAGTAATCTCATTCAACGCAGCCAAGGGCTTACTCTGGAGATGGAAAATACCCTGAAAACACTTCGGGAAAGCCCATCTGACTTGTTGTTTAAAAAAACCACCCCTAAATCCGGACCAGGAGAATAA
- a CDS encoding ABC-type transport auxiliary lipoprotein family protein, which produces MRFYTLIIPVALIIAGCSSATAPAVNEYTIYPSASMKVSPVHSSKALRLASTRTIPSLESKSLTYLRLDGESGNYLYTRWSDTPSLLIERSLNHSLQEQGLFSAVITSTSSAQADILLESDLHAFYHRFEPGEKSKGIIEITYRLIDTHTKLPIASKRFLMTKDAPSEDGMGGIKALTEATQELSKQCTLWIQEKVVQ; this is translated from the coding sequence ATGCGTTTCTATACCCTCATCATCCCTGTAGCATTGATAATAGCGGGATGTTCTTCCGCTACGGCCCCAGCGGTCAATGAATACACGATTTATCCCTCAGCATCGATGAAAGTCTCGCCAGTGCATTCATCAAAAGCGCTCCGTTTAGCGTCCACACGGACGATACCCTCATTGGAGTCTAAGAGTCTCACCTATCTCCGTTTAGACGGCGAAAGCGGCAACTATCTTTACACCCGTTGGAGTGATACCCCGAGTCTGTTAATCGAACGCTCACTTAATCATTCCCTCCAAGAGCAGGGACTCTTCAGCGCTGTAATTACGTCAACCTCCTCCGCGCAAGCAGATATACTCCTCGAATCGGACCTGCACGCGTTCTATCACCGTTTTGAACCGGGAGAAAAAAGCAAAGGGATAATTGAGATCACGTACCGCCTGATTGATACCCATACAAAACTCCCAATCGCTTCCAAACGGTTTTTAATGACCAAAGATGCCCCGAGCGAAGATGGGATGGGGGGAATAAAAGCCCTCACCGAAGCAACACAAGAGCTGAGTAAACAATGCACACTATGGATACAAGAGAAGGTCGTACAATGA
- a CDS encoding 6-phosphofructokinase: MDTREGRTMSKNIAILCSGGDVSGMNPALKRFVEYTYANGMQPYFVRNGYEGLIDNHIAPADYHDVAGIITRGGTKIGSSRSKRFMEPSFRAIAAENLKALEIDRLIVLGGDGSFRGMERFYYESGIAFCGIPSTIDNDINGTDYCLGVDTALGVIKDAIDQIRDTASSFRRAFVIETMGRNCGYLALVSAITSGAEVCLIPEIPMDIHEYKGCFQSQITKGRDYFIAVVSEALNSTEVAEWFESELGFESRVSVLGHIQRGGNPSVYDRLMAYKFVTYAIDALLEGKSHSVICYTKSHFNVKTIDEVALHPYRLDEELLKLGREQFLPSHCQM; this comes from the coding sequence ATGGATACAAGAGAAGGTCGTACAATGAGTAAAAATATTGCCATCCTCTGCTCAGGAGGAGATGTTTCGGGAATGAATCCCGCCTTAAAGCGATTTGTCGAGTATACGTATGCGAACGGTATGCAGCCCTACTTTGTCCGAAACGGCTATGAAGGGCTCATCGACAATCATATTGCGCCCGCTGATTATCATGATGTCGCAGGTATCATAACCCGAGGAGGGACCAAAATCGGCTCTTCCCGATCAAAAAGATTTATGGAACCCTCTTTTCGCGCTATCGCTGCTGAGAATTTAAAAGCGTTGGAGATAGACAGACTCATTGTATTGGGGGGAGATGGAAGCTTTCGCGGAATGGAGCGGTTTTATTATGAGAGCGGGATCGCCTTTTGCGGCATCCCCTCTACGATTGATAATGACATCAACGGTACCGACTATTGTCTGGGAGTAGACACGGCATTGGGTGTGATCAAAGATGCCATCGATCAGATACGCGATACCGCATCCTCGTTTCGGCGGGCATTTGTGATTGAGACGATGGGCCGCAATTGCGGTTATCTCGCACTTGTCTCTGCTATCACATCAGGTGCCGAGGTGTGTTTAATTCCTGAGATACCGATGGATATACATGAGTACAAGGGGTGTTTTCAATCCCAAATCACTAAAGGGCGTGACTATTTTATCGCGGTCGTCTCTGAAGCACTCAACAGTACTGAAGTGGCCGAGTGGTTTGAGAGCGAGCTTGGATTTGAATCACGTGTTTCCGTCTTAGGACATATCCAAAGAGGAGGAAATCCCAGCGTATACGACCGATTAATGGCCTATAAGTTCGTAACGTATGCCATAGATGCTTTGTTAGAGGGGAAAAGTCACTCCGTTATCTGTTACACGAAAAGCCATTTTAACGTTAAAACCATCGACGAGGTGGCATTGCATCCTTACCGTCTTGATGAAGAACTTCTCAAACTTGGCCGTGAGCAATTTCTTCCATCGCACTGTCAAATGTAG
- a CDS encoding TIGR01777 family oxidoreductase produces MKIVICGISGFVGSALKRFFEERGDVVISLSIRSGFGVESIAQRLNGCDVLINLAGANILGRWSKSYKAFLRQSRLETTDKIVAALTLCDEPPHILLNASAVGIYDAYHQHDEFSRHFGDDFLAALVQDWEHAANRAQSELTRVCTMRFGVVYGKGGGAMAKMLPPFKLGFGGKMGDGFQMISWIHLEDLVRAAAFLIDHSEIRGALNFTSPEPITNLEQTKAMGRILDRPTFFDLPDWMVKLAFGEGSIAMLESKEVYPRILQEAGFEFRYPTFDSAMEEIAHGQV; encoded by the coding sequence ATGAAAATAGTAATATGCGGAATAAGTGGTTTTGTCGGAAGTGCATTGAAGCGTTTTTTTGAAGAGCGAGGGGATGTTGTGATCTCTTTGAGTATACGCAGTGGCTTTGGAGTTGAATCGATTGCTCAAAGGTTAAATGGATGCGATGTTTTGATTAATCTTGCCGGTGCTAATATTTTGGGACGATGGAGTAAAAGCTATAAAGCGTTTTTACGTCAAAGCCGTTTGGAAACGACCGATAAGATTGTGGCTGCATTAACCCTCTGCGATGAACCTCCTCATATTCTTTTGAATGCCTCTGCCGTAGGTATTTATGATGCGTATCATCAGCATGATGAGTTTTCCCGCCATTTTGGAGACGATTTTTTAGCTGCCTTGGTTCAAGATTGGGAGCATGCGGCAAATCGTGCCCAATCCGAGCTTACCCGTGTGTGTACAATGCGCTTTGGTGTGGTATACGGTAAAGGCGGTGGTGCGATGGCTAAAATGCTACCACCCTTCAAACTCGGTTTTGGGGGGAAAATGGGTGACGGATTTCAGATGATTTCCTGGATTCATTTGGAAGATTTGGTACGTGCGGCTGCATTTTTAATCGATCATTCTGAGATTCGAGGTGCACTGAATTTTACCTCTCCTGAACCGATCACGAACTTGGAGCAGACCAAAGCAATGGGGCGTATTTTAGATCGCCCTACATTTTTTGATCTCCCGGACTGGATGGTGAAACTTGCATTCGGTGAAGGTTCTATCGCGATGCTCGAATCCAAAGAGGTTTATCCGAGAATCTTACAAGAAGCAGGGTTCGAGTTTCGTTACCCTACATTTGACAGTGCGATGGAAGAAATTGCTCACGGCCAAGTTTGA
- a CDS encoding c-type cytochrome, which translates to MKSVSFFLSMVVFAGISSTTLSADVASGQKWYTKGCKSCHGNGTKGAAMHTQDEWDELFADGGAGMIKKHAGTPAEPYFNSDNFKSKSKDIRDFLFEYGSDSGNVPSCG; encoded by the coding sequence ATGAAGTCAGTTTCATTTTTTCTTTCAATGGTTGTATTTGCAGGAATCAGCTCGACTACATTGTCAGCAGATGTCGCAAGCGGACAAAAGTGGTACACTAAAGGGTGTAAAAGTTGTCATGGTAACGGTACTAAAGGTGCTGCGATGCATACGCAAGACGAGTGGGATGAGCTTTTTGCGGACGGCGGGGCCGGAATGATCAAAAAACATGCCGGAACCCCAGCAGAACCGTATTTTAATAGTGATAATTTTAAAAGTAAGTCAAAAGATATCCGAGATTTCTTGTTTGAATACGGTTCAGATTCAGGCAACGTCCCTTCTTGCGGCTAA
- the serB gene encoding phosphoserine phosphatase SerB, with amino-acid sequence MIKLAVFDFDSTLMDGETIDFFAEALGIGAQVSAITERAMNGELDFFESLQQRVTLLKGLEFGLVEEICQNLPYMNGAVETIAALKERGIKVVCFSGGFRTATSYAKDILGYDADFSNVLHAKEGKLTGLVGGDMMFDFSKGDMLLRLQGLFGISEEETMVVGDGANDRSMFAHAGTRVAFCAKEILKKEANVIVDTKDLTQIITKVF; translated from the coding sequence TTGATAAAATTAGCAGTATTTGATTTTGATTCAACTCTAATGGATGGGGAGACAATCGATTTTTTCGCGGAAGCGCTCGGAATCGGTGCGCAGGTGAGTGCGATCACCGAGAGGGCGATGAATGGGGAACTCGATTTTTTCGAGTCTTTACAACAACGTGTTACTCTTTTAAAAGGGCTTGAGTTTGGTTTGGTCGAAGAGATTTGCCAAAACTTGCCATACATGAACGGTGCGGTGGAGACGATTGCGGCATTGAAAGAACGGGGAATTAAAGTGGTCTGCTTCAGCGGCGGATTTCGCACGGCGACCTCGTATGCGAAAGATATCCTCGGATACGATGCCGATTTCTCGAATGTGCTTCATGCAAAAGAGGGAAAACTCACGGGGCTTGTCGGCGGCGATATGATGTTCGATTTCTCGAAAGGGGATATGCTGTTGCGTCTGCAAGGACTGTTTGGTATCTCTGAAGAAGAGACGATGGTAGTCGGAGACGGAGCAAATGATCGATCGATGTTTGCTCATGCCGGAACCCGTGTCGCTTTTTGCGCGAAAGAGATTCTTAAAAAAGAGGCAAACGTTATTGTAGATACGAAAGACCTCACACAGATTATTACAAAGGTGTTTTAA
- a CDS encoding methylenetetrahydrofolate reductase, translating into MFESFIHKLRHGTYITLETTPSRSAQFAPTIEKIAALGLDKLVDGFSTTDNPLAKLKYNALFAAMKLQDRFGLPTLATMSMRDRNRIALQSDLLGANEANVRAILALTGDSAHYSDQPHAKGVFEGNSKLLLDIITTLNNGTDLAEQKLIAPVQEIFPFAVIDAYAKSAATLQKKMTKKVAHGAISIISQPVYDLENAKKLLDMMSEANRENNGSCVLVLGYFPITKLRTARFLDENVPGIYVPIAWVEALEAASLISPEEEYRVGFELSKTLFEELKALHPKIHIMTANQFELAKAILS; encoded by the coding sequence TTGTTCGAATCATTTATTCATAAACTCCGTCACGGAACCTATATCACCCTAGAGACCACCCCCTCTCGCTCTGCCCAGTTTGCGCCGACGATTGAAAAAATCGCGGCATTAGGTCTTGATAAACTCGTCGACGGATTCAGCACGACTGACAATCCTCTCGCCAAACTCAAATACAACGCCCTCTTCGCCGCGATGAAACTCCAAGACCGCTTCGGACTCCCGACGTTAGCGACGATGAGTATGCGCGACCGTAACCGTATCGCACTCCAATCCGATCTCCTCGGTGCCAACGAAGCCAATGTACGAGCGATCCTCGCCCTCACAGGTGACAGCGCCCACTATTCCGATCAGCCTCATGCCAAAGGGGTATTCGAGGGGAACAGCAAACTCCTCCTCGATATTATCACGACACTAAACAACGGAACCGATTTGGCGGAGCAAAAACTGATCGCACCTGTGCAGGAAATTTTCCCATTTGCGGTCATTGATGCGTATGCCAAAAGCGCCGCGACATTACAGAAAAAAATGACCAAAAAAGTGGCTCACGGAGCAATCAGTATCATCTCTCAACCCGTTTATGATCTCGAAAATGCTAAAAAACTGCTGGATATGATGAGCGAAGCCAACCGTGAAAATAATGGCTCTTGTGTACTGGTTTTGGGCTATTTCCCGATTACCAAACTCCGTACCGCCCGCTTTTTGGATGAAAATGTCCCGGGAATTTATGTTCCGATTGCATGGGTCGAAGCCCTCGAAGCCGCATCCCTTATCAGCCCTGAGGAGGAGTATCGCGTCGGATTTGAGCTGAGTAAAACCCTTTTCGAAGAGCTCAAGGCCCTCCATCCGAAAATTCATATCATGACCGCCAATCAGTTCGAGTTAGCCAAGGCGATTTTGAGTTAA
- a CDS encoding Txe/YoeB family addiction module toxin: MIAFSTKGWEDYLYWQHNDKKILKRINTLLEDIRRNPDEGLGKPERLKENLSGYLSRRITAEHRLIYTIKNDLIIVAQCRYHY, encoded by the coding sequence ATGATCGCGTTTTCGACAAAGGGATGGGAAGACTATCTCTATTGGCAACACAACGACAAAAAGATTCTAAAGAGGATCAATACACTCTTAGAAGACATCCGCCGAAATCCTGATGAGGGGTTGGGAAAACCTGAGCGGTTGAAAGAGAATTTATCGGGGTATCTGTCCCGACGGATTACCGCTGAACATCGCCTCATCTATACGATCAAAAATGATCTTATTATTGTGGCGCAGTGTCGGTATCATTATTAA
- a CDS encoding type II toxin-antitoxin system prevent-host-death family antitoxin, with product MQAMFYSAARNNLRSMIDSVCNDCEEYIITTKDNQSAVLISYEEYASMKETMYLLSSKTNRDRLMDSIEEIEKGEFTIREIAS from the coding sequence ATGCAAGCCATGTTTTATTCTGCGGCACGTAATAATCTGCGAAGTATGATTGACAGCGTGTGCAACGACTGTGAAGAGTACATCATCACGACCAAAGATAACCAAAGCGCCGTGTTGATCTCCTATGAAGAGTATGCGTCGATGAAAGAGACGATGTATCTGCTCTCGTCTAAAACAAATCGTGATCGTTTGATGGATTCAATCGAAGAGATCGAAAAAGGGGAATTCACCATTCGAGAGATAGCGAGTTGA